The following coding sequences lie in one Zingiber officinale cultivar Zhangliang chromosome 2B, Zo_v1.1, whole genome shotgun sequence genomic window:
- the LOC122047093 gene encoding ADP-ribosylation factor GTPase-activating protein AGD5-like isoform X2 yields MNEKASVSKELSAKHKRILEGLMKLPENKECADCKAKGPRWASVNLGIFICMPCSGIHRSLGVHISKVRSATLDTWLPDQVSFIQSMGNEKSNQYWEAELFTNYDRVRIENFIRAKYVDKRWIPRNGSLRSLRSPSNAQERTTKSPLRHFASDLSNKEEQKNHANLNAKKTIPLTSKLPGQVPSVTKREPVMPKVGSSQSSESMLSKEDVQTKVATPGPPPKIDIPVPPPKSDYVAVLLNMLTVEMPTTNDLKSSSTSSKDDHSWVQFQSAEMTTAALQKASTKPVETKHASGIEDLIKDSPNLTLSSSQAKTQTNPQLAYLSQQQVQAAASTPRPVLSANSNQPVMTGLNAPRPNVLSQNWSNVHYQTPGIVPHNSQKGFNNFNQVGSVAQRYPSWNYNYYQTPRIYPTGSSVINGVTIRGGNAAVASPSAAVSNISGYEYNFSSPTQGMFFKH; encoded by the exons ATGAACGAGAAGGCATCCGTCTCCAAAGAGCTTAGTGCCAAGCACAAGAGG ATACTTGAGGGGCTCATGAAGTTACCGGAAAACAAGGAATGCGCTGATTGTAAAGCCAA AGGTCCGAGATGGGCTAGTGTTAATCTTGGAATCTTTATATGCATGCCTTGTTCAGGAATCCATAGAAGTTTGGGGGTACACATATCGAAG GTGAGGTCTGCTACACTAGATACATGGCTTCCAGATCAGGTTTCATTTATTCAAT CTATGGGAAACGAGAAGTCGAACCAGTACTGGGAAGCAGAACTGTTCACAAACTATGATAGAGTCAGGATCGAAAATTTTATTCGTGCCAA ATATGTAGATAAGAGATGGATACCTAGGAATGGGTCATTAAGATCATTGAGATCGCCTTCGAATGCACAAGAGAGGACGACTAAATCGCCACTGAGGCACTTTGCTAGTGACTTGAGTAATAAAGAGGAGCAAAAGAACCATGCAAATTTGAATGCAAAAAAGACGATACCATTGACATCTAAGCTACCTGGTCAG GTACCTTCTGTAACAAAAAGAGAGCCGGTTATGCCCAAGGTTGGTTCTTCACAATCTTCAGAGTCAATGCTCTCTAAGGAAGATGTTCAAACTAAAGTTGCTACACCTGGTCCACCACCAAAAATCGATATCCCTGTGCCACCTCCAAAATCTGACTATGTAGCTGTTCTTCTTAACATGCTTACAGTTGAGATGCCGACTACAAATGACTTAAAGTCATCTTCGACATCTTCGAAAGATGATCATTCATGGGTACAATTCCAGT CTGCAGAGATGACAACTGCTGCACTCCAAAAAGCTAGCACAAAACCGGTGGAAACTAAGCATGCATCAGGAATTGAGGACTTGATCAAAGACTCTCCGAATTTGACGCTATCTTCAAGTCAAGCGAAGACTCAGACAAAT CCACAGCTTGCATATCTATCCCAGCAACAAGTTCAAGCTGCCGCTAGCACTCCTCGTCCTGTGTTATCTGCAAATTCTAACCAACCAGTTATGACTGGTTTGAATGCACCTCGACCAAATGTCCTATCCCAAAATTGGTCAAATGTGCATTATCAAACCCCAGGGATAGTCCCACACAACAGTCAGAAAGGTTTCAACAATTTCAATCAG GTTGGAAGTGTGGCACAGAGATATCCTTCATGGAATTACAATTACTATCAAACACCAAG GATATACCCTACTGGTTCTTCAGTGATAAATGGAGTAACAATTAGAGGGGGCAATGCTGCTGTTGCTTCTCCGTCTGCTGCTGTGAGCAACATATCTGGTTACGAGTACAATTTTTCATCGCCAACCCAAGGGATGTTCTTCAAACATTGA
- the LOC122047093 gene encoding ADP-ribosylation factor GTPase-activating protein AGD5-like isoform X1, whose product MNEKASVSKELSAKHKRILEGLMKLPENKECADCKAKGPRWASVNLGIFICMPCSGIHRSLGVHISKVRSATLDTWLPDQVSFIQSMGNEKSNQYWEAELFTNYDRVRIENFIRAKYVDKRWIPRNGSLRSLRSPSNAQERTTKSPLRHFASDLSNKEEQKNHANLNAKKTIPLTSKLPGQVPSVTKREPVMPKVGSSQSSESMLSKEDVQTKVATPGPPPKIDIPVPPPKSDYVAVLLNMLTVEMPTTNDLKSSSTSSKDDHSWVQFQSAEMTTAALQKASTKPVETKHASGIEDLIKDSPNLTLSSSQAKTQTNPQLAYLSQQQVQAAASTPRPVLSANSNQPVMTGLNAPRPNVLSQNWSNVHYQTPGIVPHNSQKGFNNFNQQVGSVAQRYPSWNYNYYQTPRIYPTGSSVINGVTIRGGNAAVASPSAAVSNISGYEYNFSSPTQGMFFKH is encoded by the exons ATGAACGAGAAGGCATCCGTCTCCAAAGAGCTTAGTGCCAAGCACAAGAGG ATACTTGAGGGGCTCATGAAGTTACCGGAAAACAAGGAATGCGCTGATTGTAAAGCCAA AGGTCCGAGATGGGCTAGTGTTAATCTTGGAATCTTTATATGCATGCCTTGTTCAGGAATCCATAGAAGTTTGGGGGTACACATATCGAAG GTGAGGTCTGCTACACTAGATACATGGCTTCCAGATCAGGTTTCATTTATTCAAT CTATGGGAAACGAGAAGTCGAACCAGTACTGGGAAGCAGAACTGTTCACAAACTATGATAGAGTCAGGATCGAAAATTTTATTCGTGCCAA ATATGTAGATAAGAGATGGATACCTAGGAATGGGTCATTAAGATCATTGAGATCGCCTTCGAATGCACAAGAGAGGACGACTAAATCGCCACTGAGGCACTTTGCTAGTGACTTGAGTAATAAAGAGGAGCAAAAGAACCATGCAAATTTGAATGCAAAAAAGACGATACCATTGACATCTAAGCTACCTGGTCAG GTACCTTCTGTAACAAAAAGAGAGCCGGTTATGCCCAAGGTTGGTTCTTCACAATCTTCAGAGTCAATGCTCTCTAAGGAAGATGTTCAAACTAAAGTTGCTACACCTGGTCCACCACCAAAAATCGATATCCCTGTGCCACCTCCAAAATCTGACTATGTAGCTGTTCTTCTTAACATGCTTACAGTTGAGATGCCGACTACAAATGACTTAAAGTCATCTTCGACATCTTCGAAAGATGATCATTCATGGGTACAATTCCAGT CTGCAGAGATGACAACTGCTGCACTCCAAAAAGCTAGCACAAAACCGGTGGAAACTAAGCATGCATCAGGAATTGAGGACTTGATCAAAGACTCTCCGAATTTGACGCTATCTTCAAGTCAAGCGAAGACTCAGACAAAT CCACAGCTTGCATATCTATCCCAGCAACAAGTTCAAGCTGCCGCTAGCACTCCTCGTCCTGTGTTATCTGCAAATTCTAACCAACCAGTTATGACTGGTTTGAATGCACCTCGACCAAATGTCCTATCCCAAAATTGGTCAAATGTGCATTATCAAACCCCAGGGATAGTCCCACACAACAGTCAGAAAGGTTTCAACAATTTCAATCAG CAGGTTGGAAGTGTGGCACAGAGATATCCTTCATGGAATTACAATTACTATCAAACACCAAG GATATACCCTACTGGTTCTTCAGTGATAAATGGAGTAACAATTAGAGGGGGCAATGCTGCTGTTGCTTCTCCGTCTGCTGCTGTGAGCAACATATCTGGTTACGAGTACAATTTTTCATCGCCAACCCAAGGGATGTTCTTCAAACATTGA
- the LOC122047093 gene encoding ADP-ribosylation factor GTPase-activating protein AGD5-like isoform X3, with translation MASRSAMGNEKSNQYWEAELFTNYDRVRIENFIRAKYVDKRWIPRNGSLRSLRSPSNAQERTTKSPLRHFASDLSNKEEQKNHANLNAKKTIPLTSKLPGQVPSVTKREPVMPKVGSSQSSESMLSKEDVQTKVATPGPPPKIDIPVPPPKSDYVAVLLNMLTVEMPTTNDLKSSSTSSKDDHSWVQFQSAEMTTAALQKASTKPVETKHASGIEDLIKDSPNLTLSSSQAKTQTNPQLAYLSQQQVQAAASTPRPVLSANSNQPVMTGLNAPRPNVLSQNWSNVHYQTPGIVPHNSQKGFNNFNQQVGSVAQRYPSWNYNYYQTPRIYPTGSSVINGVTIRGGNAAVASPSAAVSNISGYEYNFSSPTQGMFFKH, from the exons ATGGCTTCCAGATCAG CTATGGGAAACGAGAAGTCGAACCAGTACTGGGAAGCAGAACTGTTCACAAACTATGATAGAGTCAGGATCGAAAATTTTATTCGTGCCAA ATATGTAGATAAGAGATGGATACCTAGGAATGGGTCATTAAGATCATTGAGATCGCCTTCGAATGCACAAGAGAGGACGACTAAATCGCCACTGAGGCACTTTGCTAGTGACTTGAGTAATAAAGAGGAGCAAAAGAACCATGCAAATTTGAATGCAAAAAAGACGATACCATTGACATCTAAGCTACCTGGTCAG GTACCTTCTGTAACAAAAAGAGAGCCGGTTATGCCCAAGGTTGGTTCTTCACAATCTTCAGAGTCAATGCTCTCTAAGGAAGATGTTCAAACTAAAGTTGCTACACCTGGTCCACCACCAAAAATCGATATCCCTGTGCCACCTCCAAAATCTGACTATGTAGCTGTTCTTCTTAACATGCTTACAGTTGAGATGCCGACTACAAATGACTTAAAGTCATCTTCGACATCTTCGAAAGATGATCATTCATGGGTACAATTCCAGT CTGCAGAGATGACAACTGCTGCACTCCAAAAAGCTAGCACAAAACCGGTGGAAACTAAGCATGCATCAGGAATTGAGGACTTGATCAAAGACTCTCCGAATTTGACGCTATCTTCAAGTCAAGCGAAGACTCAGACAAAT CCACAGCTTGCATATCTATCCCAGCAACAAGTTCAAGCTGCCGCTAGCACTCCTCGTCCTGTGTTATCTGCAAATTCTAACCAACCAGTTATGACTGGTTTGAATGCACCTCGACCAAATGTCCTATCCCAAAATTGGTCAAATGTGCATTATCAAACCCCAGGGATAGTCCCACACAACAGTCAGAAAGGTTTCAACAATTTCAATCAG CAGGTTGGAAGTGTGGCACAGAGATATCCTTCATGGAATTACAATTACTATCAAACACCAAG GATATACCCTACTGGTTCTTCAGTGATAAATGGAGTAACAATTAGAGGGGGCAATGCTGCTGTTGCTTCTCCGTCTGCTGCTGTGAGCAACATATCTGGTTACGAGTACAATTTTTCATCGCCAACCCAAGGGATGTTCTTCAAACATTGA